In Methanosphaera sp. ISO3-F5, a genomic segment contains:
- a CDS encoding tRNA (adenine-N1)-methyltransferase, whose product MKVIVDRKNRKYIVHDKEFHSEKGLIPEEDIVNAKVGDVLETHLGKKYTVIEPNINDYIDLMKRNCSIVLPQDLGLITGLTGIGYGSKIVESGSGAGGSLLFFANIVGPAGHVYSYEIREDFIKVIQENIDGTDFNNITLYNQDVTEGFEQEDHSIDLVFLDLPKPSEVIEDAYRILKTGGFIAVYTPYIEQFQIVSKVLAKNSFKHIAIREGNVREIEIKNNKTRPNTRMPGHTGYITFARKL is encoded by the coding sequence ATGAAAGTAATTGTTGACCGAAAGAATAGAAAATACATAGTGCATGATAAAGAGTTTCATTCAGAAAAAGGTTTAATACCAGAAGAGGATATTGTTAATGCTAAAGTTGGTGATGTTTTAGAAACACATTTAGGTAAAAAATACACTGTTATCGAACCAAACATTAATGATTACATTGATTTAATGAAAAGAAACTGTTCAATAGTATTACCTCAAGATTTAGGATTGATTACTGGACTTACAGGTATTGGTTATGGCAGTAAAATTGTTGAATCAGGTAGTGGTGCTGGTGGAAGTTTACTATTTTTTGCAAATATTGTAGGTCCTGCAGGTCACGTGTATAGTTATGAAATTAGAGAAGATTTTATAAAGGTTATACAGGAAAATATTGATGGAACTGATTTTAATAATATTACATTATATAATCAGGATGTGACTGAAGGATTTGAACAGGAAGATCATAGTATTGACTTGGTATTTCTTGATTTGCCAAAGCCTTCAGAGGTTATAGAAGATGCTTATAGAATTCTTAAAACAGGGGGATTTATTGCAGTTTACACGCCTTATATAGAGCAGTTCCAGATTGTTAGTAAAGTTTTAGCAAAAAATAGTTTTAAGCACATTGCTATTAGAGAGGGTAATGTTAGAGAAATAGAAATTAAAAATAATAAAACAAGGCCTAATACTAGAATGCCTGGTCATACTGGATATATTACTTTTGCAAGAAAATTATAG
- a CDS encoding DEAD/DEAH box helicase — protein sequence MNNFIEHEYLNKNTIEGRLYQQNLAMSVLKKGNTMIIAPTAMGKTVIAALVSAERLKHNPDSKILILAPSKPLALQHEKSFKTFLNASVASLTGNDKPSDRKQLWNNNQVICATPQTIESDIISREYNFNDVSLIIFDECHHAVGSYSYVYLAQKYVQQAKNQLILGLTASPGWEKSKIKEVSKNIYVNEIIIKSEDDPDVAPYFNQVQTKWIKVKLTPELQEIKDLISETLKMRLKTLKKLGIIDSIAKPSKREVLVEQARLQQKIASASMPKKEYFTGVSILTEVINIMHSQELLETQSIKTLNNYFNKLEKKKTKAAKSLKNDYKFNKAVLLTRKYLEKGIDHPKMIRLIKLIEQLLKQDKNNKIIVFSQFRDTTKTIYENCEKNKIKALRFYGQASRDNDKGLSQKKQIETIDSFKKEDYNVLISTSVAEEGIDIPSVDYVILYEPVPSEIRMIQRKGRTGRKHEGEMFILMTKGTLDESYYWSSQRKERAMRSNVYNSYRKENITLDNHFADKEDIKSYNTQTTDENAEAEIYVDYREKNSNIMRELDKINCKINVKSMTVGDYQITDEIIIERKTVEDFSKSITDKRLYQQAKELVNNCKKPLMIIEGENIYHTFLHPNAIRGALSSIALDFRIPIIQTQNETDTAFMLKRIAIREQEKDNKKPVSVRTQTKPVTLPEQQLFITESLPGIGPVSAKKLLSHFKTVKNLVNASKKELKDVEGIGEKTAKNIIEVTNTEFKE from the coding sequence ATGAATAATTTTATAGAACATGAATATTTAAACAAAAACACGATAGAAGGAAGACTTTATCAGCAAAACCTGGCAATGAGTGTGCTTAAAAAAGGAAATACTATGATAATTGCACCCACCGCAATGGGTAAAACTGTTATAGCAGCCCTTGTATCAGCTGAAAGACTAAAACATAACCCGGACAGCAAAATACTAATACTAGCACCCAGCAAACCATTAGCATTACAACATGAAAAAAGCTTCAAAACATTCCTAAATGCAAGTGTAGCAAGCCTAACAGGAAACGACAAACCAAGCGACAGAAAACAACTATGGAACAATAACCAGGTAATATGTGCAACACCACAAACAATCGAATCAGACATAATATCCAGAGAATACAATTTTAATGACGTTTCACTAATAATATTCGATGAATGCCACCATGCAGTAGGATCATATTCATATGTATACCTAGCACAAAAATATGTTCAACAAGCAAAAAACCAGCTGATACTAGGCTTAACTGCAAGTCCAGGATGGGAAAAAAGCAAGATAAAAGAAGTTTCCAAAAATATTTATGTTAACGAAATTATTATAAAAAGCGAAGACGACCCGGACGTAGCACCATACTTCAACCAAGTACAGACAAAATGGATAAAAGTAAAACTAACACCAGAACTACAAGAAATTAAAGACCTTATCTCAGAAACACTAAAAATGAGACTTAAAACCCTGAAAAAATTAGGCATAATAGATTCAATAGCAAAACCATCAAAACGAGAAGTACTAGTAGAACAAGCAAGATTACAGCAAAAAATAGCTTCAGCCAGCATGCCGAAAAAGGAATATTTCACAGGAGTATCCATATTAACAGAAGTAATAAACATAATGCACTCACAGGAACTACTAGAAACACAAAGCATTAAAACATTAAACAATTACTTCAACAAATTAGAAAAGAAAAAAACAAAAGCAGCAAAATCATTGAAAAATGATTATAAATTCAACAAGGCAGTACTGCTTACAAGAAAATATCTTGAAAAAGGAATTGACCACCCAAAAATGATAAGATTGATAAAATTAATAGAACAATTACTTAAACAAGACAAAAACAATAAAATAATAGTTTTCAGCCAATTCAGGGACACAACAAAAACAATATACGAAAATTGTGAAAAAAATAAGATTAAAGCATTAAGATTCTATGGACAAGCATCAAGAGACAATGATAAAGGATTAAGCCAAAAAAAACAGATAGAAACAATTGATTCATTTAAAAAAGAAGATTATAACGTTCTAATATCAACAAGTGTAGCAGAAGAGGGAATAGACATACCATCAGTTGACTATGTTATATTATACGAACCTGTACCATCAGAAATAAGAATGATACAACGTAAAGGAAGAACAGGACGTAAACATGAAGGTGAAATGTTCATACTAATGACCAAAGGAACATTAGATGAATCATATTACTGGTCAAGTCAAAGAAAAGAAAGAGCAATGAGAAGTAATGTATACAATTCATATAGAAAAGAAAACATTACATTAGACAATCATTTTGCAGATAAAGAAGATATAAAATCATATAATACACAGACAACAGACGAAAATGCAGAAGCAGAAATATACGTGGATTATAGGGAAAAAAATTCCAATATTATGAGAGAATTAGATAAGATAAACTGTAAAATCAACGTAAAAAGTATGACAGTAGGAGACTATCAGATAACTGATGAAATTATAATAGAACGAAAAACAGTAGAAGACTTCAGTAAATCAATTACAGATAAACGATTATACCAACAAGCAAAGGAATTAGTGAACAACTGTAAAAAACCGTTAATGATAATTGAAGGAGAAAACATTTACCATACTTTTCTACATCCTAATGCAATAAGAGGAGCATTATCATCCATAGCATTAGATTTCAGAATACCAATCATACAGACACAAAATGAAACAGACACTGCATTTATGCTTAAAAGAATTGCAATAAGAGAACAAGAAAAAGATAATAAAAAGCCTGTCAGTGTACGTACACAGACAAAACCTGTTACACTTCCAGAACAACAATTATTTATTACTGAAAGTTTGCCAGGAATTGGACCAGTATCTGCAAAGAAATTATTATCACATTTTAAAACCGTGAAAAACCTTGTTAATGCATCTAAGAAAGAACTTAAAGATGTTGAAGGTATAGGTGAAAAAACTGCTAAAAATATTATTGAAGTAACAAATACTGAATTTAAGGAATAA
- a CDS encoding helix-turn-helix domain-containing protein, with amino-acid sequence MVGKTKIDIFRNMSKSELKEAMHEYVIAHRIYERLYAINLLAEGYSYDMVAHKMNKSYQTIHRWAKICESEGIDGLKPNYTGGRPEKISKSDLHKVDIMIKENDEITIQEVHDFILKEFNVDYSMKQIWEILTQKLNYKCKNTKVIPKNKELIINT; translated from the coding sequence ATGGTAGGCAAAACTAAAATTGATATTTTTAGGAATATGTCTAAATCTGAGTTAAAAGAAGCAATGCATGAGTATGTTATAGCTCATAGAATATATGAACGATTATATGCTATTAATTTATTAGCAGAAGGTTATTCATATGATATGGTAGCACATAAAATGAATAAATCTTATCAGACTATTCACAGGTGGGCTAAAATTTGTGAATCTGAGGGAATTGATGGTTTGAAACCTAATTATACTGGTGGAAGACCAGAAAAAATAAGTAAATCAGATTTACATAAAGTAGACATTATGATTAAAGAAAATGATGAAATTACTATTCAAGAAGTTCATGATTTTATTTTAAAAGAATTTAATGTCGATTACAGTATGAAGCAAATATGGGAGATTTTAACTCAAAAACTAAATTATAAATGTAAAAATACTAAAGTTATACCCAAAAATAAAGAGTTAATCATTAATACATAG
- a CDS encoding IS4 family transposase: MFSKVIVSNTLSNLRNIDKKYYVNENNFIYSKKLTPENTAGIILNNNGLNINSQARHFIKRIEKNWFFKVSGSAFCQRRQNLLPELFKEENDKLIHNVYKQLKHLHKYNGKSLLAADTSIITLTNHTITNEKYGIKSKLDAKNTIPRARISCITDTLTNMVISANINIKATSEPKLASRQINELKNIIDLKNSIIMGDRGYDSLEMMLNIIEQNSYFIIRLKDSTFKKERENLTKQDENIWININNTRLKNAENKEIKEKYLKEGRIKLRIIEIKLEKENDEEENKEYLITNLTKEMAPYDDFKELYHQRWSIETEFDRLKNIHEIENFSGRKEICIKQDFYAKILTYNMTMTLKQDGERFMTILISKNKKRRYQINISTALSLFKDILIVLLREKEEFKLKLLEFCIYEMIEDLSSSLIDPPNTERIVKDITNKFPGNIKRA; the protein is encoded by the coding sequence ATGTTTTCAAAAGTAATAGTATCCAACACATTATCCAATTTACGAAATATAGATAAAAAGTATTATGTTAATGAAAATAACTTCATATATTCAAAAAAATTAACTCCCGAAAACACAGCAGGTATTATATTGAATAATAATGGATTAAACATTAATTCACAAGCTAGACATTTCATCAAAAGAATTGAAAAAAATTGGTTTTTTAAAGTTTCAGGTTCTGCTTTTTGCCAAAGAAGACAAAATTTACTCCCTGAATTATTTAAAGAGGAAAATGATAAGTTAATTCATAACGTATACAAACAATTAAAACATTTACATAAATATAATGGAAAATCATTACTTGCAGCAGATACTTCCATCATAACACTAACTAATCATACTATTACTAACGAAAAATATGGAATTAAGTCCAAATTAGATGCTAAAAACACTATTCCACGAGCAAGAATTTCATGTATAACTGATACACTAACTAATATGGTAATAAGTGCCAACATCAATATTAAAGCAACTAGCGAACCCAAACTTGCATCTAGACAAATAAATGAGCTTAAAAACATCATCGATTTAAAAAACAGCATAATTATGGGTGACAGAGGATATGACTCACTAGAAATGATGTTAAACATCATAGAACAAAACTCCTATTTCATAATACGATTAAAAGACTCCACATTCAAAAAAGAACGCGAAAATTTAACAAAACAGGATGAAAACATATGGATTAACATAAATAATACTCGTTTAAAAAATGCTGAAAATAAAGAAATAAAAGAAAAATACCTAAAAGAAGGACGAATTAAACTAAGAATAATCGAAATAAAATTAGAAAAAGAAAATGATGAAGAAGAAAATAAAGAATACCTTATTACAAATTTAACAAAAGAAATGGCACCATATGATGATTTTAAAGAGTTATATCATCAAAGATGGAGTATAGAAACAGAATTTGACCGATTAAAAAACATACACGAAATAGAAAATTTCAGCGGTAGAAAAGAAATATGCATAAAACAAGACTTCTACGCTAAAATATTAACATACAACATGACTATGACACTTAAACAAGACGGAGAAAGATTTATGACAATATTAATCTCAAAAAACAAAAAAAGACGATACCAAATCAACATATCAACTGCACTCAGTTTATTCAAAGACATATTAATAGTATTATTAAGAGAAAAAGAAGAATTTAAACTAAAATTATTAGAATTTTGTATATACGAGATGATAGAAGATTTATCTTCATCCTTAATCGATCCACCAAACACAGAAAGAATAGTAAAAGACATAACCAACAAATTTCCAGGAAATATCAAAAGAGCATAA
- a CDS encoding 30S ribosomal protein S15, with protein MADKPEWLEMSDDEIIELIVKLHREGQSTSQIGIILRDQYGIPSTKSVLGAKITEILKDNGTEFAYPEDLLNLIKRAVNIREHLEENPKDLHSKRGLMKIESKIRRLVKYYTRNNVLPEGWRYDPTTAALLVK; from the coding sequence ATGGCAGATAAACCAGAATGGTTAGAAATGAGTGACGATGAAATTATTGAATTAATCGTAAAATTACACAGAGAAGGACAAAGTACCAGTCAAATCGGTATTATATTAAGAGACCAGTACGGAATTCCTAGTACCAAAAGTGTTTTAGGTGCAAAAATTACTGAAATTCTAAAAGACAACGGTACAGAATTTGCTTACCCAGAAGACTTATTAAACTTAATTAAAAGAGCAGTTAACATCAGAGAACATTTAGAAGAAAATCCTAAAGATTTACATTCAAAAAGAGGATTAATGAAAATTGAATCCAAAATCAGAAGATTAGTAAAATACTACACAAGAAACAATGTACTTCCTGAAGGATGGAGATATGACCCAACAACAGCAGCTCTCCTTGTTAAATAG
- a CDS encoding aconitase X catalytic domain-containing protein, producing the protein MQLTKYEEDMYNGEYGEGKAECMEILVSLGKIYDAEKMIPITSAQVSGVSYKTIGDAGLDFVVDLGQKADVELETMLNPAGVDIENWEELGFSKEFTDKQIDIIRGYESIGVMSTCTCTPYLIGNTPLLNDHVSWSESSAVCYVNSVIGARSNREGGPSALLAAIVGRTPYYGNHILENRKADMIFDVDYNFTNEAEIGALGYYVGQIVNDKKPYFKLNNSLSRNNLKSLGAALASSGAVSLYHVENVTPEADFAKNHDSFSELEVIDVDESMVKDSIDNLSTTDKIPDLVSLGCPHASITEIQKVASLLKGKKLNKDLWICTSKAIKSISEQCGYLDIIEAAGGKVVSDTCMVVAPIEELDYEVIGVNSAKAANYVPNMCKLDVVYDTVENLIDMIT; encoded by the coding sequence ATGCAACTTACAAAATATGAAGAAGATATGTATAATGGTGAATATGGTGAAGGTAAAGCTGAGTGTATGGAAATCCTTGTTAGTTTAGGTAAGATATATGATGCTGAAAAGATGATTCCCATTACATCTGCACAGGTATCTGGGGTTTCATATAAAACTATAGGTGATGCTGGATTAGATTTTGTTGTTGATTTAGGTCAGAAAGCTGATGTTGAATTGGAAACTATGCTTAATCCTGCCGGTGTTGACATTGAAAACTGGGAAGAACTTGGTTTTAGTAAAGAGTTTACTGATAAGCAGATTGATATTATAAGAGGTTATGAAAGTATTGGTGTTATGAGTACCTGTACCTGTACGCCTTACTTAATAGGTAATACTCCTTTATTAAATGATCATGTTTCATGGTCTGAATCTAGTGCAGTTTGCTATGTTAATAGTGTTATTGGTGCTAGAAGTAATCGTGAAGGCGGTCCTAGTGCATTACTTGCTGCTATTGTGGGTAGAACACCTTATTATGGTAATCATATATTAGAAAACAGGAAAGCTGACATGATATTTGATGTGGATTATAACTTTACTAATGAAGCAGAAATTGGTGCTTTAGGTTATTATGTTGGACAAATTGTTAATGATAAAAAACCATATTTTAAACTTAATAACAGTCTTAGTCGTAATAATTTGAAAAGTTTAGGTGCTGCTCTTGCTTCCAGTGGTGCTGTTAGTCTTTATCATGTGGAAAATGTTACCCCAGAGGCTGATTTTGCTAAGAATCATGATTCATTTTCTGAACTTGAAGTTATTGATGTTGATGAAAGTATGGTTAAGGATTCAATAGATAATCTCAGTACTACTGATAAGATTCCTGATCTTGTTAGTTTAGGTTGTCCTCATGCTTCTATAACAGAGATTCAGAAGGTTGCCAGTTTACTTAAGGGTAAAAAGCTTAATAAGGACTTGTGGATTTGTACTTCTAAAGCTATTAAGTCTATTAGTGAACAATGTGGTTACTTGGATATTATTGAAGCTGCTGGTGGTAAGGTAGTATCTGATACTTGTATGGTTGTTGCACCTATTGAGGAATTGGATTATGAGGTTATTGGTGTTAATTCAGCTAAGGCTGCTAATTATGTTCCTAATATGTGTAAACTAGATGTTGTTTATGATACTGTTGAAAACTTAATTGATATGATTACCTGA
- the pyrB gene encoding aspartate carbamoyltransferase has protein sequence MSFNLKNIISIRDFTKSDVEYILDKAEKMEPIARSEKVCHKMDGKLLGVLFYEPSTRTRLSFETSMKRLGGDVVGFSEKQSTSVQKGEVLYDTAQIISQYSDAIVIRHDMEGAARFISDRVDVPVINAGDGAGQHPSQTLLDLYTIKRTLGHLDNLKIALVGDLKYGRTVHSLVYALAMFNVEMVFIAPEELQMPVEIIDDLKKLECKFTLKSTLLDNLEDIDVLYMTRIQKERFPDPKEYQKVKGQYTLNKSNLEGTDIVLMHPLPRVDEINFDVDELDNAMYFKQAFYGVPVRMAILDSVIENSEKGD, from the coding sequence ATGAGTTTTAATTTGAAGAATATTATTTCAATAAGAGATTTTACTAAAAGTGATGTAGAATATATTTTAGATAAAGCAGAAAAGATGGAACCTATTGCAAGGTCTGAAAAAGTTTGTCATAAGATGGATGGTAAATTGTTGGGTGTTCTTTTTTATGAACCTTCAACTAGGACAAGGTTATCTTTTGAAACTTCCATGAAAAGATTAGGGGGAGATGTTGTAGGTTTTAGTGAAAAACAGAGTACTAGTGTTCAGAAGGGTGAAGTATTATATGATACTGCTCAAATTATATCACAGTATAGTGATGCAATAGTAATTAGGCATGATATGGAAGGTGCTGCCAGGTTTATATCAGATAGGGTAGATGTTCCTGTCATAAATGCTGGTGATGGTGCTGGTCAACATCCTAGTCAGACATTACTTGACTTGTATACGATTAAAAGAACTTTAGGTCATTTAGATAACTTGAAAATTGCGTTGGTTGGTGATTTGAAGTATGGTAGAACTGTTCATAGTTTAGTGTATGCATTGGCAATGTTTAATGTTGAAATGGTATTTATTGCACCTGAAGAATTACAGATGCCTGTTGAAATTATTGATGATTTAAAAAAGTTGGAATGTAAGTTCACTTTAAAATCTACTTTATTAGATAATCTTGAGGATATTGATGTATTGTATATGACTAGAATACAGAAGGAACGATTCCCTGATCCTAAGGAATATCAGAAAGTTAAAGGTCAGTATACTTTGAATAAATCTAACTTGGAGGGTACAGATATTGTTTTGATGCATCCTTTACCTAGAGTGGATGAGATTAATTTTGATGTTGATGAATTGGATAATGCTATGTACTTTAAGCAGGCATTTTATGGTGTTCCTGTGAGGATGGCTATATTGGATTCAGTTATAGAAAATAGTGAAAAAGGAGATTAG
- a CDS encoding DHH family phosphoesterase codes for MTQQQQLSLLNRADEACDLLKSHIDNQHVVRIISHNDADGLTSAGIFANAITKAGGKFHITILPRLRDSNVKDLTKSRYKLFIFSDMGSGNLESISKLSGDVIIADHHQFPEDVDPEMQVDYKKIVHVNPHIFNIDGTKEVSGSGLSYLSVHDYEYYELAGLALTGACGDMQLKNGPMGINKLILDEALEHNTMEVKDELKLAYSSTQPLYKSLAYTYTPVIKGVSGFVEESGEFLDNINVPKDKLLHQLSDDEYNTLKDELMNINENIYGKTYNIPNIRRELSNVEEYANLLNACGKNKEYTAAVSIELGKYNQMDFALNLLSKYSNYMQNGIEWIKREGSIQEENIQYIYTEDKEQKQVAAAVSSIGIELGILPDKPILSLMKMDNLIKVSSRTTDNMVEKGVNLGVIMKQASNNFNGSGGGHNIAAGATIPFDQKDNFINLVNEMVEYQINN; via the coding sequence ATGACCCAACAACAGCAGCTCTCCTTGTTAAATAGGGCTGATGAAGCTTGTGATTTGTTAAAATCACATATTGATAACCAGCATGTTGTGAGAATTATTTCTCACAATGATGCTGATGGATTAACTTCTGCCGGAATTTTTGCTAATGCAATTACAAAGGCAGGAGGTAAATTCCATATTACTATATTACCAAGATTAAGAGATAGTAATGTTAAAGACCTTACTAAATCTCGTTATAAACTATTTATTTTCTCAGATATGGGTAGTGGAAATCTTGAAAGCATTTCTAAACTTAGTGGAGATGTGATAATTGCTGATCATCATCAATTCCCTGAAGATGTAGATCCTGAAATGCAGGTTGATTATAAGAAGATTGTTCACGTTAATCCACATATTTTTAATATTGATGGAACCAAGGAAGTTAGTGGTTCAGGTTTATCTTATTTATCAGTTCATGATTATGAATATTATGAATTGGCAGGGCTTGCCTTAACTGGTGCATGTGGAGACATGCAGTTAAAGAATGGTCCAATGGGTATTAATAAACTTATTTTAGACGAAGCTTTAGAACATAATACTATGGAAGTTAAGGATGAACTTAAATTAGCTTATTCAAGTACTCAGCCATTATATAAGTCATTAGCTTATACTTATACTCCTGTGATTAAGGGAGTTTCAGGTTTTGTTGAAGAAAGTGGTGAATTTCTGGATAATATTAATGTTCCTAAGGATAAACTGCTTCATCAGCTAAGTGATGATGAATATAATACCTTGAAGGATGAATTGATGAATATTAATGAGAACATTTATGGCAAAACTTATAATATTCCTAATATTAGGCGTGAATTAAGTAATGTTGAGGAATATGCTAACTTATTGAATGCTTGTGGTAAAAATAAGGAGTATACTGCGGCTGTTAGTATTGAACTTGGCAAGTATAATCAGATGGATTTTGCTCTTAATTTATTATCAAAATATAGTAATTATATGCAGAATGGAATTGAATGGATAAAAAGAGAAGGTAGTATTCAAGAAGAAAATATTCAGTACATTTATACTGAAGACAAAGAGCAGAAACAAGTTGCTGCAGCTGTTAGCAGTATTGGTATTGAGTTAGGTATATTACCTGATAAGCCAATATTAAGTTTAATGAAAATGGATAACTTAATTAAAGTATCTTCAAGAACTACTGATAATATGGTTGAAAAGGGTGTTAATTTAGGCGTTATTATGAAGCAGGCATCAAACAATTTTAATGGTTCTGGTGGTGGACATAATATTGCTGCTGGTGCAACTATACCTTTTGATCAGAAAGATAATTTCATCAATCTTGTTAATGAAATGGTGGAGTATCAGATAAATAATTAA
- a CDS encoding XTP/dITP diphosphatase — protein sequence MVTFITGNEHKVKEARGIFEKFGIEVDHENPGYPEVQGSIEEVAAYGAKYVAELLQKPVIVDDTGLFIRALNDFPGTYSSYVQDTITNKGIIKLLEDKQDRYAEFRSCIGYCKPKCEPKTFLGTVSGEILSEEKGDNGFAYDPLFYVEKYDKTFGELTTDEKNECSHRRISMEKFAKWYSESEL from the coding sequence ATAGTAACATTTATTACTGGAAATGAACATAAAGTTAAAGAGGCAAGAGGTATTTTTGAAAAATTTGGTATTGAAGTTGACCATGAAAATCCTGGTTACCCAGAAGTTCAAGGCTCAATTGAGGAAGTGGCAGCTTATGGTGCAAAATATGTTGCTGAGTTGCTTCAAAAACCAGTTATAGTAGATGATACTGGCCTATTTATAAGGGCACTTAATGATTTTCCTGGAACATATTCATCTTATGTTCAGGATACAATAACCAATAAGGGCATTATAAAATTATTAGAAGACAAACAGGACAGATACGCCGAATTCAGGTCATGTATTGGTTACTGCAAACCCAAATGTGAACCCAAGACTTTTTTAGGCACTGTTTCTGGAGAAATTTTATCAGAAGAAAAAGGTGACAACGGATTTGCATATGATCCACTGTTTTATGTTGAAAAATATGATAAAACATTTGGTGAACTTACTACTGATGAAAAAAATGAATGTTCACATCGCAGAATATCTATGGAAAAATTTGCTAAATGGTATTCGGAGAGTGAATTATAA
- a CDS encoding orc1/cdc6 family replication initiation protein, whose amino-acid sequence MNIFEELEENRKTIFKSKKYLDHRFIPETLPHRNEKIKSVAQFWVEALSKITPQDITIYGKTGTGKTAVTLFAKNQLEEIAEKNNLNIRIEYIRCTDYNTEYQILAKLCQQLGKPVPYRGWTKAEVVNTFRNLFSKNILGEDLILIVILDEIDVILKNDGDSILYTLTRTDNVSITSISNYVDFKRFINPKVKSSLRDREIVFPPYNAQQLFDILNERSKLSFNPNVINEGVISLCAALAAKEEGDARYALDLLKTSGEIADEKESNVITEEYVKEAKDRIEHNKIIDVVMTLPIQQQKVLEAITILTNKNEEITSGLLYEVYQKLAKNDKVSYRRLFDFINELEMLGLISANTISRGRGKGRTNIITLQCDTELIDQALIYKD is encoded by the coding sequence ATGAACATATTCGAAGAACTAGAAGAAAACAGAAAAACGATATTTAAATCAAAAAAATATCTAGATCATCGTTTCATACCAGAAACACTACCACACCGAAACGAAAAAATCAAATCAGTAGCACAATTCTGGGTAGAAGCATTAAGCAAAATAACCCCACAAGACATCACAATATACGGTAAAACAGGAACCGGAAAAACAGCAGTAACACTGTTTGCAAAAAATCAACTAGAAGAAATCGCAGAAAAAAACAACCTAAACATAAGAATAGAATACATACGATGCACAGACTACAACACAGAATACCAAATACTAGCAAAATTATGTCAACAACTAGGAAAACCAGTACCATACAGAGGATGGACAAAAGCAGAAGTAGTAAACACATTCAGAAATCTTTTCAGTAAAAATATTCTAGGCGAAGACCTAATACTAATTGTAATATTAGACGAAATAGATGTTATACTAAAAAACGATGGAGACAGCATACTATACACATTAACAAGAACCGACAATGTATCAATAACATCCATAAGCAACTATGTTGACTTCAAACGATTCATCAATCCAAAAGTAAAAAGCAGTCTACGAGACCGTGAAATAGTATTCCCACCATATAATGCCCAACAATTATTCGACATACTTAACGAACGTTCAAAATTATCATTCAACCCTAACGTTATAAATGAAGGAGTTATAAGCTTATGTGCAGCACTCGCAGCTAAAGAAGAAGGAGATGCACGATACGCATTAGACCTACTAAAAACATCCGGTGAAATAGCAGATGAAAAAGAATCAAATGTAATCACCGAAGAATATGTTAAAGAAGCAAAAGATCGTATAGAACACAATAAAATAATTGATGTCGTAATGACACTACCAATACAACAACAAAAAGTATTAGAAGCAATAACAATATTAACCAACAAAAACGAAGAAATAACATCAGGTTTACTATACGAAGTATACCAAAAACTAGCAAAAAATGATAAAGTATCCTACAGAAGACTATTTGATTTTATTAACGAACTAGAAATGTTAGGACTAATCTCTGCAAATACAATTTCAAGAGGAAGAGGAAAAGGAAGAACAAACATTATTACTCTTCAATGTGACACGGAACTAATAGACCAAGCATTAATCTACAAAGATTAA